TAGCGCTGCACTTTGGACACCAGAAACATGAACCATTTCATTGATGAGTGATGGAATCGTCATTTCTCCTTGAATATCACATTCGTGACTTCTGACTTGATGATTTGTTCTAAAGGTTAACCCGCTCATAATTTTTTTCACCTCAATAAATACTTACTCATTTATCTATTTTAACATAGCTGAGATGAAATTTAGCGGAATTTAACCTCAACAGTCTGGTAACCACTAGCACGAAGTAAATTAGTTATCATCTCTTTTGCTTGTTGGTCTGCTTCTTCTAGTATACCTGCTTCTATTTTATCCATTTCTATCTTTTCACGTTCTTTGTTGATTTCATCAAAAATAAGCTGTGATGGATAATCAGAAAATAATTCACCCTCTATATCTTCAACACGTGTTTTATCTACCTCGACCACATTATCAGTAATGATTGACTGATCTAACGTAACGACAACCCGTTCATCGCTGTCAACTTTTACATCAAGTTTCGATAAATCTGTTCCAGCTTTTAAATACCCGCTATAACTAATTAATTTAATCGCTTCTGCAAAAGAAAAATCAGACCCTAAAACAGATAAGGATTTATCAGTACGGCTAATAATCACATTGCTGTATTCATATTTTAATGTCGTCAATTCTTGTATCTCGCTTAATTGCTCTCTTACTAGTTCACTTTTTGATTCGTGGTTAGCGCTGATATTAAGCCAGTCTGACGAATTAATTGCAAATAAACCAACAAATCCGACTAACATACCCAAAATTAACGTGATAATTGTTTTTTTCATCTCCATTTTTCTCCTATATGATACAAACGGCTGAGATTTTACTCTCAGCCGTTTGATCCTTTTAATTCAGTTACTCTAGCGAATGCTAGCAGAAAGTTGTTCAGCTAATGCCGATTCAACCTTCTCAACAGCTGTTTGAACATCTTCATCCACTAATGTTTCTTGTGGGTTTAAGAATGCCAATGAATAAGCCATTGATTTCTTACCATCTTCAATTCCTTCTCCTTGATAAATATCAAATAAATGGATATTAACGAGGAATTTGCCCGCATTTGCTTCAATGATGCTACGAATCTCTTCGTGGGTCACTGTTGCGTCAACTAAAATGGCAATATCTCTTGATGTTCCAGGATATTTTGGAATTGGATCTTGACTGATATCTTCCTTATCAGTAGCTAAGACTTGGTCTAAGTTAAATTCAAATGCATATGTTTCTTTTAGGTCATAGTCCTTAGCAACAGATGGGTGTAATTGGCCAACATAACCGATTACTGTTCCATCTAATACAATTTCAGCTGTACGTCCTGGATGCATCCAGTCAATACTTTGCGTTGGGCGGTAAACAATTTTATCGGCTAATCCTAAACGTGTAAAGTAACCTTCTAAAATACCTTTGACATGATAGAAGTCAACAGCTACACGGCTTGTTTGCCATCCTTTTTGAACAATGCTTCCTGTTAAAACAGCAGCAACTTGTTCTTTTTCTTGTGGTAAAACAGCTTCCGAATCTGGAAGGAAGATTTTACCAATCTCATAAAAACGAATATCGGCATTATTACGCGCCACATTATAAGCCGTATTTTCAAGCAAGCTTGATACTAAGTTCATACGAAGCGTACTGCGATCTTCACTCATTGGCCAAGCTAAACGAATGGGTTCTGCTTGGTATTGTGTATAAGCTTTTGATTTTTCAGCTGTTGTTAAAACATAGCTGATATTTTGCGTTAAGCCTGATGCTTCCATCTCATGACGGGTTTGACGAATTAATTTTTGAGCTGGTGTTAATTGTCCTGGAATAGATGCTGTCACAGGTAGTGTCGCTGGTAAACGATCATAGCCGTAAATACGAGCTACTTCTTCAACAATATCTGCTTCAATCGAAATATCCCAACGTCTTGGCGGAACCGAAATTGTTAAACGGTCACCGTCAACGCTGTAACCAAAGCCAAGTTGGTCAAAAATCGCTGAAACTTCTGCCATTTCAATCGCTGTTCCTAAAGAACGGTTAATCTTAGCTAAAGTGATTGCTACCTCTTTATTTTCAACCGTTAAGTTCGTTTGCGATGCTGTTCCTTCAACGATCGTACCACCAGCAAGCTCATGAATCAAAGCTGCGGCATGATGGCCAGCTTCTTCAATTGTTGCCACATTAATTCCTTTTTCAAAGCGTGCACTTGATTCACTTCTTAAGTTAAAGGCAGTCGCTGTTTTACGAATAGATAAAGAATCAAATAAGGCAAATTCTAAAGCAACAGTTGTTGTTGAATCGGTAATTTCTGAATCAAAGCCACCCATCACACCTGCTAGGGCAATTGGCTCCTGTCCATTTGTGATGACAATGTTTGACTCTGATAATTCACGGTCAACACCATCTAGTGTTTTTAGTTGTTCACCATTTTTAGCACGGCGAACTAAAATTTCTTTTGAACCAATCTTATCGTAGTCAAAAGCATGTAACGGTTGTCCATACTCCATTAGAA
This genomic interval from Jeotgalibaca arthritidis contains the following:
- the pheT gene encoding phenylalanine--tRNA ligase subunit beta — translated: MKVSYKWLQEYLELADVEPKALADRMSRTGIEVDDVIEPGAGLKKIVVGHALDVIDHPDSDHLHICQVDIGEEEPTQIVCGAPNIAAGQKIIVALHGARIAGNMKIKKGKIRGQVSNGMICSLEELGYSDSVIPKKYADGIFVLPEDAEVGQDIATVLGLDDAILDIDITPNRADALSMRGVAHEVAAIYNKKANFATYTNSQTEDKIEDYMAVAVDDQNDSPAYHIQVIKNVTIKESPMWLQIKLMNAGMRPVNNVVDITNYILMEYGQPLHAFDYDKIGSKEILVRRAKNGEQLKTLDGVDRELSESNIVITNGQEPIALAGVMGGFDSEITDSTTTVALEFALFDSLSIRKTATAFNLRSESSARFEKGINVATIEEAGHHAAALIHELAGGTIVEGTASQTNLTVENKEVAITLAKINRSLGTAIEMAEVSAIFDQLGFGYSVDGDRLTISVPPRRWDISIEADIVEEVARIYGYDRLPATLPVTASIPGQLTPAQKLIRQTRHEMEASGLTQNISYVLTTAEKSKAYTQYQAEPIRLAWPMSEDRSTLRMNLVSSLLENTAYNVARNNADIRFYEIGKIFLPDSEAVLPQEKEQVAAVLTGSIVQKGWQTSRVAVDFYHVKGILEGYFTRLGLADKIVYRPTQSIDWMHPGRTAEIVLDGTVIGYVGQLHPSVAKDYDLKETYAFEFNLDQVLATDKEDISQDPIPKYPGTSRDIAILVDATVTHEEIRSIIEANAGKFLVNIHLFDIYQGEGIEDGKKSMAYSLAFLNPQETLVDEDVQTAVEKVESALAEQLSASIR
- a CDS encoding DUF4230 domain-containing protein is translated as MKKTIITLILGMLVGFVGLFAINSSDWLNISANHESKSELVREQLSEIQELTTLKYEYSNVIISRTDKSLSVLGSDFSFAEAIKLISYSGYLKAGTDLSKLDVKVDSDERVVVTLDQSIITDNVVEVDKTRVEDIEGELFSDYPSQLIFDEINKEREKIEMDKIEAGILEEADQQAKEMITNLLRASGYQTVEVKFR